The Montipora capricornis isolate CH-2021 chromosome 3, ASM3666992v2, whole genome shotgun sequence genome includes the window TCAACtatgcagttttcaaatgcgccttacaataaAAGAACAATATATTACACTATATAGTCAAAATTACACGAATGAATAATTATCTAGTCTATAAATTACTATACTATTTCagaaaaagctttttaaaaagatgagtcttcaGATTACGTTTAAAAACTCTAAAATCGGAAGTGCGTCTAAGATCTAACGGAAGattatttcacagttttggtgAGGTGGCCACGAAGGCTCGATCGCCAAGAGTAGGGAGAGTCCTGAAATATGGATTTGAAAGCAGATATTTGTTATTTGATCTGAGGCTGTAGGAAGAATTAGGTTTAAGATTTACGAGAGATGATAAATAATTAGGAACTGTACCATGGATTGCTTTGGCGAGATAAACACAGATCCCGACTCTAAAAATTTCTAAAACTGGAAATTCCTGAAACAGGCTAGGGAAGCTCTAAAACAGGAAATCTTTACAGGTCTGATCTACTACACAACTGTTTATTACGAAAGAAGTGCACGAAGTGCCCACGgtccgattacgggcttgcaaaaacaaagcaaaaggcaattaaaaaaccatataataaactacttactaaccgagctagctcgagccgtactggggaatattggccctcggtcgtttttgcaCGGACCTcactgcgctcggtccgtactgccacgacctcgggccaatactccccagtacggccctcgccctcggttagtaagaagttaatattCCACATCCCCCGAAGTCTCACATTAGCACCTGCCTTTAAGAGGCAATAAATGAAGCATTTTCAAACATGGGCAGGAAAACCGGTTTTATTACTTTAGCAGAGTTCCGCGTTTATTGTGGGATGCTGTTGTTTGCTCTTGTGTCAAAACAAGCAAGAAAAgctgtcaatttttttattgtaaggTTTATCGTTCGAGGGATAAAAGTGTCATAAAACAAGTGTTTGTCATcgtgaattttgtttttctctggcAAAAAAGATAAATGCCGAAAGGAAATAGTAGTTAATACGGGGTtcagccgttttttttttttatatatcaaacttttttgcatgacaaaaaaggaaaaggacgCATGCATGCGAGGAAACATACGTCGTATATATAAAATAACTCATTCAACTTATCCGTATGGCTCAAGGCCACAAGTGCTATCCATGGTAGCCTGGAAAGGATTTtaaggtttcaataaaatttttttaCGTGACATTTTCTAAAGAGGTTTTTTGCTCCTTCAGTGAAAAGAGTggaaaagtgtatatttactcTCTTTTCGGCAACCAACATTGAAGTGAATAAAAATTCTAACATTTCGGATTCTATCCCACTGACCCAGGGAGAAATCTTTTCTGAAGTTGAGTATATGCTTAAAACAGCAGCTTCTAAAGCTAACTCTCGGCCGTCTCTGTGTTCACCATGTCAGCTCATGTGGTCGGGAGACTTTGTAGAGAAAAAGCTAGACCTACCCATCCAATGTCAAATAACAGGTGAAGACAAGACAAAAATTTACATAAACTGTTGTCCTCTCTAATGGCTTGTTCATATTGACGCAGCTTTCCCATTAATCGGTTGGGATCGCCCTTAGAAAGGATCACGTTACGTAGACGAGTGCACTTCACCTTCGAGCAGTTTACGTGTAATGGAAAGTTTCAATTATCCATTGTCCCCTTTCAATACTAATACATTTATTAGTAATGGTGACCTCGCGAAGCTGCGAAGTTTCGCCGTCGCTAGTTGTATCATGAATGTATGTACTTCGTTTGCAGCTGTTCTTGGAAATGGCATTGTGCTCTTGGCAATATGGAAGAGTCAATCACTCCATTCGCCATCCAACACTTTACTCTTCGGTCTCGCATTAACCGATTTCTCCGTTGGCACATTCATTCAACCGATGCAGGTCACAATTCGCCTTATCGGCCTCGTGTCAAACGAGCGAAGCCCACGGGCCCTGCAATCGTCTTTTGACGTCCTCTCGGTGATTTTATCGACGGCGTCTTTTACGACGGCAACCTTCATCAGCATAGACAGGTATCTCGTCTTCCACCTTCACATGCGATACAACGCTATAGTCACCAACAAAAAAGTCATGGTTTTTATGGGGTTTGGATTATTTCTAGCAGGTTTGCTCGGCTTTATGTGGACGCTTAACCGTAAAGCGTACTACGTTTCTGCAGTGTCGTCCTTTTTGATTTCGTTCTCCATCATAGTTCTGATGTACTTCATGATCTTTCGAATTGTCAGGCGCCATCAGGCTCAAATACAGGCGCAGTCAGAGGTCGCAACTCAGCAAAAGACCACTTCGCAACGGCTTTTcgttcgttcaacaaaatctgcTGTCAACACCTTCTACGTTTGCTTTTTCTTGTTCGTATGTTATTTTCCTTACACCTGTCTAGGAATTTTTATACAAGTAACAGGTTATAGTATCACGAAATACATAGCACTTCAACTCGCGGGAACTGTGGTCTTCATAAACTCATCTTTAAATCCTTTGGTTTACCTTTGGCGAGTCGTTGAAATACGAAAAGCTGTTTTGAGTATGTTACGGTGCTCAAACACTGAAAACGGCTTAAGATGAGTACCTTCTGACTTCAGGACTACAAACAATTAATGTATTGATTCAAATCCCCAGATGAGTGCCACGGGTGATGTTAACCGCGTTTGtcgaaaaatagaaaaaaaagtgaAGGGGACGTCGATCTTGATGACActaaatcaagagaaaatttgtttcattatcGATTCATTAGGAGCTGCAGAGTTTGCCTAGGTTTACCTAGGCTAAACTTACATACATAATTTTCGTTGTTTAATTAGCAAGAAGTTCAGTTGCTCAGGTTCTTTGACTGCACTTGTAAATTGGACAAAACGTGCAGTTGTTTCTACCGAGGaggaattacatgtaattccgCCAGATGTTTTGAGTAAAGTATATGGTTTAATTAAAaggagttttttttaaaaaagaataattaacaTTTCGTCAACAACGACAAAGCACCTGAGTTTGTGAACTCGACGAAATGCTAGAATTAATTCTATTGAAAAAGAACGTATTCCGAAAGATATTTTGAGCGAAGAATGGATTATTTAATCAAAACTGAAGGAGTTTTAAA containing:
- the LOC138042901 gene encoding melanocortin receptor 5-like; its protein translation is MSAHVVGRLCREKARPTHPMSNNSFPINRLGSPLERITLRRRVHFTFEQFTSVLGNGIVLLAIWKSQSLHSPSNTLLFGLALTDFSVGTFIQPMQVTIRLIGLVSNERSPRALQSSFDVLSVILSTASFTTATFISIDRYLVFHLHMRYNAIVTNKKVMVFMGFGLFLAGLLGFMWTLNRKAYYVSAVSSFLISFSIIVLMYFMIFRIVRRHQAQIQAQSEVATQQKTTSQRLFVRSTKSAVNTFYVCFFLFVCYFPYTCLGIFIQVTGYSITKYIALQLAGTVVFINSSLNPLVYLWRVVEIRKAVLSMLRCSNTENGLR